The DNA region ATACATGTCCAAATTCATCCTGTTCTACGTAAAGTGTTTTCTCTCCTGTACTGTAGCATCTTTTCATCCATGAGAAGGGaatggttaaaaataaaaataaagggtgGGGAAAAGGccaattttcctttcctttcctaaggCTTGCAGACATCTGGCAGGGTTTAAAATTCTTTGGAGTCTGTGACATTGGAATGTCTCAAATAGCTGGCTTTTTCTGCAAGGTAACTATTTTATGTGAAAGCACAGAGACAAAGAAGAGATCTTCAGTAGTGAATATGCAGGCCCAAGGACTGTATGTACTAAAGGGTCAGGAGCCATGTGATTAGTAGACTTGGCCAAAGTTCGTGGGTCCTCTCCTACTCTTCCTTCCTGATCTCAGTGAACTAAGCTCTTCAATCTCTCCTCCCTGCACCTTAATCTCACTGTACTATCCTCCCCTCTTGCATACTGGCATGAGGAGTGGTTTATCAATCCTTGGCAGTTCCCAGTTCTATTTAGCTGCAAAATGGGTGACTGTGCACAGCTTAAATGGGAAAGTGATTTATGATGTGGTTCTTCTTGTACCTCTCAACCCTCCGAATACATTACTGTCCTTCCTAATCAGGGGCGGGATtgtaccagtttggaccggttcaggcgaactggtagctccaacggTCAGCTGGGGGTGAACCAGTTCACTCAGATGATCAGGTGGGCCTGCCTGCCCCCCTGCAcgctatactgacctatatcttctcagttgATTCacgtggcagagcagattgctgcgcctcagctgtgttactccccagcagtaatgcagaagttAAGTATTCTTAAAACTGCGTGCACGCGCAGAGCGCATGATCACCAAACCggctgttaaactggcaggagCCTACCACTGTTCCTAACCCACTGGAAAGCTGAACAGCAAGATTATATTTCTTAGTAAAATTGGGGCTTGGGCACTCAAGGGAGCTATAGTAAATGCCTTTAAATATGAAGTGCATCTTCTTCATTTCAACCAACTGGAACAGAGAAgcacttttctttttaacaagCTGGATATACTCCAACTAATGCAAGGTATTTTTTAGGGAGCCCCAATTTTAGAAATTCTGTAACACTAACTAGGAGCTATAGTTCCTAGTATATTTCACGTTGATTCAAAAGTAACAAATGTGTGTAAAACTGTAGCCTTAAGTGGCCAACTTTGCCTGGAtcaaaacagcttgaaaacatcTCTGAGTAGAAAATAGAAAGCCGATAATAGGGAAGTACCTGGCGCGTGTTTCATTCAGGCACAATAGAAACACATGATTGGCATTGTCCTTTTCTAAATGTAAACACCTCAGAGAATTAAAGAAAGGATATTGAATCAATTACAAAAGGAAAAACGTTTCCTTATAAAATGCTTTACATTAGCAAAAGATTTAACCATTTACTAAGACAGTCAAGCAGACTAATAAATATCTAAAGAAACTGTTTAAGCCCTACATAAAGAAACTGTTGGTTTGGAAAACATGGAAGACCGCTGGGATTCTTCTTGTACTTGAGGATTTTCAGGAAACCTTCCCTGAAacatggagaaaaaaaacatattttattaaaaactgCTCTCCTTCAAGATTCCATAAATAAGATTACATTAGAGTAGCAAAATTTAGTTACTGTATAAATGTTACTTTACTCCACACAATTCATATGTAAAGGAGAACTACTCAGCAGAAAAATAGACACTCTGCACTCTCGTTATTCCTTTATGTATAGAATAAAGCGAATACTTGGTTTTCATTATCCTTATTGTTAGCTCTTGTTTTTAGGAAAAAATTAAAGGGATGTAGCACAAAAGTCCCCAAATTTGTGCAAATCAACTccataaatataatataacaagagccatggtggtgcagtcgttagaatgcaatattgcaggttacttctgctgattaccaagtgccaacagtttggcagttcaagtctcaccaggcttaaggttgacttagccttctatTCTttccaggtcagtaaaatgtggaccgagattgttgggggcaatatgtggactctgtaaaccacttagagagggctatgaagcactgtgaagcaatatataagcgaattgctattgctatattagtgagagagagagagcagtatTTGACAAAGCCATGGACTTATACCTACCCGTCTTCAGAGCAACGCACAGGACCTGGGCTCTCGAAATGGGTTGCTTCCAGCTGGAACTCCAACAAGCAAAGCATCTTTGCAAGCGTTCTGCATACAATACTGCTGAAGCTCTGCAGCTGCCTGAGATACCTGGATAAGAGGAAGCACAAGAAAATGACAGGCaactgttttttgtttgtttttttaagagcTTGGCATGAAAGTCCTGGTGGAACTATATTTCTCAAAAGTGAAGTAACTGGTATTATCTGAAGATTCAACAGCTATGCTATGCTTCCTTTACTATATTTGTAGCTGGGCTGCTTCAGAATGGAAGATGGAGACCTTCCATCTTGAAGTAACACTGGCTGAGGAGTACTAGCTGAACAATACAGCTGGAAGGCTAGAttgattacttttttaaaaagggccagGGAACAACTGTAAAGCATGTGAACATGCTTTTTCTGTAAGCTGCTGAAACTTTTTCTTTCATCATAACAATATAGGAATAGgtttaataaacaaaacaatagtatttaataaatgaatatctCTATGTAGGCATGGGGACTCAATTACAGAGGCAGGGAGTCATCCTTTACAAGACCAGAAGGACTAGATTGGGGAGAGGGGTGTGAATAGTCCTGGAGAAAATCCATCAATATGGCTGCTGAGTGTCAACACagacttgatgacacataatcaatcaatcaatgcagACACTAGGAAGTACAAGGTTGGGCAGCATATGCTCAGCACAAAGGGGTCTATGTCAATTCCCTGCGGCCAACTCGCCACAGACAACTCACCAGG from Thamnophis elegans isolate rThaEle1 chromosome 3, rThaEle1.pri, whole genome shotgun sequence includes:
- the LOC116505947 gene encoding guanine nucleotide-binding protein G(I)/G(S)/G(O) subunit gamma-10; protein product: MSSSSSVNTLQRLVEQLKLEAGVERIRVSQAAAELQQYCMQNACKDALLVGVPAGSNPFREPRSCALL